From Arvicanthis niloticus isolate mArvNil1 chromosome 22, mArvNil1.pat.X, whole genome shotgun sequence, the proteins below share one genomic window:
- the Gdf11 gene encoding growth/differentiation factor 11, protein MVLAAPLLLGFLLLALELRPRGEAAEGPAAAAAAAAAAAAGVGGERSSRPAPSAAPEPDGCPVCVWRQHSRELRLESIKSQILSKLRLKEAPNISREVVKQLLPKAPPLQQILDLHDFQGDALQPEDFLEEDEYHATTETVISMAQETDPAVQTDGSPLCCHFHFSPKVMFTKVLKAQLWVYLRPVPRPATVYLQILRLKPLTGEGTAGGGGGGRRHIRIRSLKIELHSRSGHWQSIDFKQVLHSWFRQPQSNWGIEINAFDPSGTDLAVTSLGPGAEGLHPFMELRVLENTKRSRRNLGLDCDEHSSESRCCRYPLTVDFEAFGWDWIIAPKRYKANYCSGQCEYMFMQKYPHTHLVQQANPRGSAGPCCTPTKMSPINMLYFNDKQQIIYGKIPGMVVDRCGCS, encoded by the exons ATGGTGCTCGCGGCCCCGCTGCTGCTGGGCTTCCTGCTCCTCGCCCTGGAGCTGCGGCCCCGGGGGGAGGCGGCCGAGGGccccgcggcggcggcggcggcggcagcggcggcggcggccggggTCGGGGGGGAGCGCTCAAGCCGGCCGGCCCCGTCCGCTGCGCCGGAGCCGGACGGCTGCCCCGTGTGCGTGTGGCGGCAGCACAGCCGCGAGCTGCGCCTGGAGAGCATCAAGTCGCAGATCCTGAGCAAACTGCGGCTCAAGGAGGCGCCCAACATCAGCCGGGAGGTGGTGAAGCAGCTGCTGCCCAAGGCGCCGCCGCTGCAGCAGATCCTGGATCTGCACGACTTCCAAGGCGACGCGCTGCAGCCCGAGGACTTCTTGGAAGAGGACGAGTACCACGCTACCACTGAGACGGTCATAAGCATGGCCCAGGAGA CGGACCCTGCAGTGCAGACAGACGGCAGCCCTCTCTGCTGCCATTTCCACTTCAGCCCCAAGGTGATGTTCACAAAGGTACTGAAGGCCCAACTGTGGGTGTACCTTCGGCCTGTGCCCCGCCCAGCCACAGTCTACCTGCAGATCTTACGACTGAAACCCCTAACTGGGGAAGGGACcgcagggggagggggtggaggccGGCGTCACATCCGTATCCGGTCACTAAAGATTGAGCTACACTCACGGTCCGGCCACTGGCAGAGCATCGACTTCAAGCAAGTGCTACACAGCTGGTTTCGCCAGCCACAGAGTAACTGGGGAATCGAGATcaacgcctttgatcccagtggcACAGACCTGGCTGTCACCTCCTTGGGGCCAGGAGCTGAGGGGCTG CACCCTTTTATGGAGCTTCGAGTCCTGGAGAACACAAAACGGTCCCGGCGGAACCTAGGCTTGGACTGCGATGAACACTCGAGTGAGTCCCGCTGCTGCCGATATCCTCTCACAGTGGACTTTGAGGCTTTTGGCTGGGACTGGATCATCGCACCTAAGCGCTACAAGGCCAACTACTGCTCCGGCCAGTGCGAATACATGTTCATGCAAAAGTATCCACACACCCACTTGGTGCAACAGGCCAACCCAAGAGGCTCTGCTGGGCCCTGCTGCACCCCTACCAAGATGTCCCCAATCAACATGCTCTACTTCAATGACAAGCAGCAGATTATCTACGGCAAGATCCCTGGCATGGTGGTGGATCGATGTGGCTGCTCCTAA